One genomic region from Vannielia litorea encodes:
- a CDS encoding alpha-D-ribose 1-methylphosphonate 5-phosphate C-P-lyase PhnJ, which translates to MDESVPGGAYNFAYLDEETKRMIRRAILKGIAIPGYQVPFASREMPMPYGWGTGGVQVSAACLTPDDSFKVIDQGADDTTNAVSIRKFFERTAGVETTERTAEATVIQTRHRIPETPLTEGQILVYQVPIPEPLRFLEPRETETRRMHALEDYGLMHVKLYEDIARHGEIATAYAYPVKVEGRYVMDPSPIPKFDNPKMEMAAIQLFGAGREQRIYAIPPYTQVVSLDFEDHPFVAGKAPHDCALCGASDTYLDEIITDDAGSRMYVCSDTDHCATRQEAAA; encoded by the coding sequence ATGGACGAGAGTGTTCCGGGCGGGGCCTACAACTTCGCCTATCTCGACGAAGAGACCAAGCGGATGATCCGCCGTGCGATCCTGAAGGGCATCGCCATCCCCGGCTACCAGGTGCCCTTTGCTTCCCGCGAGATGCCCATGCCTTACGGCTGGGGCACCGGCGGGGTGCAAGTGAGCGCGGCCTGCCTCACCCCCGACGACAGCTTCAAGGTGATCGACCAAGGCGCCGATGACACGACGAACGCGGTCTCCATCCGCAAGTTCTTCGAGCGGACGGCGGGGGTGGAGACGACCGAGCGCACGGCAGAGGCCACGGTGATCCAGACCCGCCACCGTATCCCCGAGACGCCGCTGACCGAGGGGCAGATCCTCGTGTATCAGGTGCCGATCCCAGAGCCGCTGCGCTTTTTGGAGCCGCGCGAGACCGAGACGCGCCGGATGCATGCGCTGGAGGACTACGGGCTGATGCACGTGAAGCTCTACGAGGACATTGCCCGCCACGGCGAGATCGCCACCGCCTATGCCTACCCGGTGAAGGTGGAGGGCCGTTACGTGATGGACCCGAGCCCAATCCCCAAGTTCGACAACCCGAAGATGGAGATGGCGGCGATTCAGCTTTTTGGCGCGGGCCGCGAGCAGCGGATCTACGCGATCCCGCCCTATACGCAGGTGGTGAGTCTCGACTTCGAGGATCATCCCTTCGTTGCGGGCAAGGCGCCGCACGATTGCGCCCTCTGCGGCGCTTCCGACACATACCTTGACGAGATCATCACAGATGACGCGGGCAGCCGGATGTATGTCTGCTCCGACACCGACCATTGCGCCACCCGGCAGGAGGCAGCCGCATGA
- a CDS encoding carbon-phosphorus lyase complex subunit PhnI: MYVAVKGGERAIDAAHEWLAEERRGDVSVPELSVAQIRGQMALAVNRVMAEGSLYDPDLAALAIKQARGDLIEAIFLIRAYRTTLPRFGSAEPVETGEMACDRRISATFKDAPGGQVLGPTFDYTHRLIDFALAAEGEPPAAREALAEEAPMPRVTEMLGRDGLIQQEAASEEVPPDLTRAPLEFPAGRPLRLQALTRGDEGFVLSMAYSTQRGYGRNHPFVGELRIGAVPVEMEIPELGFSVEIGEVVLTECETVNQFTGSKTEPPQFTRGYGLVFGQTERKAISMALVDRALRWEELGEDNLGAPAQDEEFVIAHSDNIQATGFLEHIKLPHYVDFQAELELVRKLRAEATAGQQQEAAE; the protein is encoded by the coding sequence ATGTATGTTGCGGTGAAAGGCGGCGAGCGGGCGATTGATGCGGCCCATGAGTGGCTGGCCGAGGAGCGGCGGGGCGATGTGAGCGTGCCCGAGCTGAGCGTGGCGCAGATCCGCGGGCAGATGGCGCTGGCGGTGAACCGGGTGATGGCGGAGGGCTCGCTCTATGACCCCGACCTTGCGGCGCTGGCGATCAAGCAGGCGCGGGGTGACCTGATCGAGGCGATCTTCCTCATTCGCGCCTATCGCACCACGCTGCCGCGCTTCGGCTCGGCGGAGCCGGTGGAGACCGGCGAGATGGCTTGCGACCGGCGGATCAGCGCGACCTTCAAGGATGCGCCGGGCGGGCAGGTGCTGGGGCCGACGTTCGACTATACCCACCGGCTGATCGACTTTGCCCTGGCGGCCGAGGGTGAGCCGCCCGCCGCGCGAGAGGCGCTGGCCGAGGAGGCGCCGATGCCCCGCGTGACCGAGATGCTTGGCCGTGACGGGTTGATCCAGCAGGAGGCGGCGAGCGAAGAGGTCCCACCCGACCTGACCCGCGCGCCGCTGGAGTTTCCGGCCGGGCGGCCGCTGCGACTTCAGGCGCTGACCAGGGGCGACGAGGGCTTCGTGCTGTCGATGGCCTATTCCACCCAGCGCGGCTACGGGCGCAATCACCCCTTCGTGGGAGAGCTGCGCATCGGCGCGGTGCCGGTGGAGATGGAGATCCCCGAGCTGGGGTTCTCGGTGGAGATCGGGGAGGTGGTGCTGACCGAGTGCGAGACGGTGAACCAGTTCACCGGCAGCAAGACCGAGCCGCCGCAGTTCACCCGTGGTTACGGGCTGGTCTTTGGCCAGACCGAGCGCAAGGCGATCTCGATGGCGCTGGTCGACCGGGCGCTGCGCTGGGAGGAGCTGGGGGAGGACAACCTCGGTGCTCCCGCGCAGGATGAGGAGTTCGTCATCGCGCATTCCGACAATATCCAAGCGACGGGCTTTCTGGAGCACATCAAGCTGCCGCATTACGTGGATTTTCAGGCCGAACTTGAGCTGGTGCGGAAGCTGCGAGCAGAGGCGACGGCCGGGCAACAGCAGGAGGCGGCGGAATGA
- the phnH gene encoding phosphonate C-P lyase system protein PhnH — MIALEGGFADAPVEGSRAFRAVLEAMARPGRIEAVTGAQAPGLSVAASVVALTLIDGTTPVFLAEDVDSPALRQWLAFHTGAPVVARGAAMFALGGWAALGPLGKFAQGTPEYPDRSATLIVEVERLENAGARLTGPGIEREAWLNLPEVEPFVANRAQFPLGVDFIFCAGDRLAGLPRSTRVEG, encoded by the coding sequence ATGATTGCGCTCGAGGGCGGCTTTGCGGATGCGCCGGTGGAGGGCAGCCGGGCCTTTCGCGCGGTGCTGGAAGCGATGGCCCGGCCCGGACGGATCGAGGCGGTGACGGGTGCGCAGGCACCGGGCCTCTCGGTGGCCGCCTCGGTGGTGGCGCTCACGCTGATCGACGGAACGACGCCGGTGTTTTTGGCTGAGGATGTGGACAGCCCGGCGCTGCGGCAATGGCTGGCCTTTCATACCGGCGCGCCGGTGGTGGCGCGCGGCGCGGCTATGTTCGCACTCGGCGGCTGGGCGGCGCTAGGGCCTCTCGGGAAATTTGCTCAGGGCACGCCCGAGTACCCCGACCGCTCGGCCACGCTGATCGTGGAAGTGGAGCGGCTGGAGAATGCGGGCGCAAGGCTCACGGGGCCGGGGATCGAGCGGGAGGCGTGGTTGAACCTGCCGGAGGTGGAGCCTTTCGTGGCCAACCGGGCGCAGTTTCCGCTCGGGGTGGACTTCATCTTCTGCGCGGGCGACCGGCTGGCCGGCCTGCCGCGCAGCACGCGGGTGGAGGGCTAG
- the phnG gene encoding phosphonate C-P lyase system protein PhnG produces MSEERKTWMGTLATAKPADLKAAVDTLGALPGFSWLRRPEVGGVMVPGRMGGTGAAFNLGEITVTRCALKLESGEVGHAYVQGRDKAHAERAALCDALMQTGRADDVRRLVLTPLAAARAETRRARAARAAATKVEFFTMVRGEDA; encoded by the coding sequence ATGAGCGAAGAGCGCAAGACATGGATGGGCACCCTGGCCACCGCGAAACCGGCGGACCTGAAGGCGGCGGTAGACACGCTGGGCGCGTTGCCCGGTTTCAGCTGGCTGCGCCGCCCGGAGGTGGGCGGGGTGATGGTGCCGGGCCGGATGGGCGGCACGGGCGCGGCCTTCAATCTTGGTGAGATCACCGTCACCCGCTGCGCGCTGAAGCTGGAAAGCGGCGAGGTGGGGCATGCCTATGTGCAGGGCCGCGACAAGGCCCATGCCGAACGGGCGGCGCTTTGCGATGCGCTGATGCAGACGGGGCGGGCGGACGATGTCAGGCGCCTCGTGCTGACCCCGCTGGCCGCGGCCCGGGCAGAGACGCGGCGGGCCCGCGCGGCACGTGCGGCGGCCACGAAGGTGGAGTTCTTCACGATGGTCAGGGGAGAGGACGCATGA
- the phnF gene encoding phosphonate metabolism transcriptional regulator PhnF translates to MARTPVWKSIAATLEGEIAQGLYRAGDKLPTEAALAARFGVNRHTVRHALAALAEAGVVRSRRGSGVFVEAPPTEYPIGRRVRFHQNIRASGRLPEKRVLRVETRPPTEAEAASLGLAPNAQVVVYEGLSLSSGSPIAHFTSTFPAARFPGLAARLEETSSVTEALRLEGLSDYIRAETRLTAERASATQALHLAVREGDPLLKTTGLNRDLDGRPVEHGETWFAGDRVVLTVSHDDTP, encoded by the coding sequence ATGGCCCGCACACCCGTCTGGAAATCCATCGCCGCCACCCTCGAGGGCGAAATCGCTCAGGGCCTCTACCGCGCCGGTGACAAACTGCCGACCGAGGCCGCGCTCGCCGCCCGCTTCGGGGTGAACCGCCACACCGTGCGCCACGCGCTGGCCGCTCTGGCCGAGGCCGGGGTTGTGCGCTCGCGACGCGGCTCCGGCGTCTTCGTCGAGGCCCCGCCGACCGAATATCCCATCGGCCGCCGCGTGCGCTTTCACCAGAACATCCGCGCCTCTGGCCGCCTGCCTGAAAAGCGCGTGCTCCGGGTCGAAACCCGCCCGCCGACCGAGGCCGAAGCCGCATCGCTCGGCCTCGCCCCGAACGCGCAGGTAGTGGTCTACGAGGGTCTATCCCTATCCTCCGGCAGCCCCATCGCCCATTTCACCTCCACCTTCCCTGCCGCCCGCTTCCCCGGCCTCGCCGCGCGGCTGGAGGAGACCAGTTCCGTCACCGAGGCGCTCCGGCTCGAAGGCCTGTCGGACTATATCCGCGCCGAAACCCGCCTCACCGCCGAGCGCGCCAGCGCCACACAGGCCCTGCACCTCGCCGTCCGAGAGGGCGACCCGCTGCTCAAGACCACCGGCCTCAACCGAGATCTCGATGGCCGCCCGGTGGAACACGGGGAAACATGGTTCGCCGGCGACCGGGTCGTGCTGACGGTCAGCCATGACGACACCCCATAG
- a CDS encoding chloramphenicol acetyltransferase — MKLSEHEPVIEPECAIEGSTFGRFCEVKRGSRVAWSAFGDYAYCDRYCDIANASVGKFSNIASFVRIGATDHPLDRASLHHFMYRSAALWDDAEDDAAWFDARRARRTVIGHDTWIGHGAMVKPEVTVGHGAVVAAGAIVTKDVGPYEIVAGNPARVLRWRQPEAVAERLIALAWWDWSHDAIRAALEDFRGLSAEAFLERYE, encoded by the coding sequence ATGAAACTCTCTGAACATGAGCCGGTCATCGAACCGGAGTGCGCTATCGAGGGCTCCACGTTTGGCCGGTTCTGCGAGGTGAAGCGGGGCAGCCGGGTGGCGTGGTCGGCGTTTGGCGATTACGCCTATTGCGACCGGTATTGCGACATCGCCAATGCGAGCGTCGGCAAGTTCTCCAATATCGCGAGCTTCGTGCGGATCGGCGCGACGGATCACCCGCTGGATCGGGCCTCGTTGCACCACTTCATGTATCGCTCGGCGGCACTCTGGGACGATGCCGAGGACGATGCCGCATGGTTTGACGCCCGCCGGGCGCGGCGGACGGTGATCGGGCATGACACGTGGATCGGCCACGGCGCGATGGTGAAGCCCGAGGTGACGGTGGGACACGGCGCGGTGGTCGCGGCGGGGGCGATCGTGACGAAGGATGTTGGCCCCTATGAGATCGTCGCGGGCAACCCAGCGCGGGTGCTGCGGTGGCGCCAGCCGGAGGCGGTGGCTGAGCGGCTCATTGCGCTGGCGTGGTGGGACTGGTCGCATGACGCGATCCGGGCGGCGCTGGAGGATTTTCGCGGGCTGAGTGCCGAGGCGTTCTTGGAGAGGTACGAGTAG
- the phnE gene encoding phosphonate ABC transporter, permease protein PhnE — protein MDLAARYAEAETAISRKKLLAFAVPGLILLYFIYIFFAFDVPGLIDRARPENAQILLRDTWSYKTHVTRDNRNGELSYAVEGERKGAYPEGERPDWVSGSGETTVIDLGRGRVATFLPGNAVELVIPGERTIEARLDGRRVVTNLSEPYPDYVSSSNSRLQVTLPGARLTFTRSRSETFRYFTGWELFFFTLDSPYHGHGLGRILFGAQIDPERGNLAGAWHDFWQNPMWMHSAVAWAMFETVLMAFLGTFGAAIISLPIAFMAAKNFAPFAAVRFAFRRVFDFLRGVDGLIWTIVLSRAFGPGPLTGSLAILLTDTGSFGKMFSEALENVDKKQIEGVASTGAARLHRYRFGVIPQVAPVLLSQVLYYLESNTRSATIIGAITGGGIGLLLTQAMITQKDWEEVTYYIVLVVLMVMLMDSLSGWLRRRLIKGA, from the coding sequence ATGGACCTTGCCGCACGATACGCCGAGGCCGAGACGGCCATCTCCCGCAAGAAGCTGCTGGCCTTCGCGGTGCCGGGGCTGATCCTGCTTTACTTCATCTACATCTTCTTTGCTTTCGACGTGCCGGGCCTGATCGACCGGGCTCGCCCCGAGAACGCGCAGATCCTTCTGCGGGACACGTGGAGCTACAAGACCCATGTGACCCGCGACAACCGCAATGGCGAGCTGAGCTACGCCGTGGAGGGCGAGCGCAAGGGGGCCTACCCGGAGGGCGAGCGGCCCGATTGGGTGAGCGGCAGCGGCGAGACCACGGTGATCGACCTTGGCCGGGGCCGGGTGGCGACATTTCTGCCCGGCAATGCGGTGGAGCTGGTGATTCCGGGCGAGCGCACCATTGAAGCGCGGCTCGACGGGCGGCGGGTGGTGACAAACCTCAGCGAGCCTTACCCCGATTACGTATCGTCCTCGAACTCCCGGCTTCAGGTGACGCTGCCGGGCGCACGGCTGACATTCACACGGTCGCGCAGCGAGACCTTCCGCTATTTCACCGGATGGGAGCTCTTCTTCTTTACGCTGGACAGCCCCTATCACGGGCACGGCTTGGGCAGGATCTTGTTTGGCGCGCAGATCGACCCGGAGCGGGGCAACCTGGCCGGGGCGTGGCATGACTTCTGGCAGAACCCGATGTGGATGCATTCGGCGGTCGCCTGGGCGATGTTCGAGACCGTGCTGATGGCCTTTCTGGGCACCTTCGGCGCGGCGATCATCTCGCTGCCCATCGCCTTCATGGCAGCCAAGAACTTTGCGCCCTTCGCCGCCGTGCGCTTCGCTTTTCGCCGGGTGTTCGACTTTTTGCGCGGGGTAGACGGGCTGATCTGGACGATCGTGCTGAGCCGCGCCTTCGGGCCGGGGCCGCTGACCGGAAGCCTTGCCATCTTGCTCACCGACACCGGCAGCTTTGGTAAGATGTTCTCGGAGGCGCTGGAGAACGTGGACAAGAAGCAGATCGAAGGGGTGGCCAGCACCGGTGCGGCGCGGCTCCATCGCTATCGCTTTGGGGTGATCCCGCAGGTGGCGCCCGTGCTGTTGAGCCAGGTGCTTTATTATCTGGAGTCCAACACCCGCAGCGCCACGATCATCGGGGCGATCACCGGCGGCGGGATCGGGCTGCTGCTGACGCAGGCGATGATCACCCAGAAGGACTGGGAAGAGGTCACCTACTACATCGTGCTCGTGGTGCTGATGGTGATGCTGATGGACAGCCTCTCGGGCTGGCTCCGGCGGCGGCTGATCAAGGGTGCATGA
- the phnE gene encoding phosphonate ABC transporter, permease protein PhnE — MADISQHGPKGLDATRAHYLALVQKRRLYGGITLAIFGLLLVSGFMLADERNAGGFWNGLPHMFDFPADVVADTLPRLHLLPEHLLNYLPALLETINIAAVSTLLGAVAAMVFSLLSTRGLARWPRAIPLFRRMMDIMRAVPEIVIALMLIFVLGGGPVPAMIAIAFHTAGALGKLFSEVAENADLKPVEGLSSVGATWTQRMWLGVIPQVAPNWLSYGLLRFEINIRASAILGFVGAGGIGYELKNAMSWGQGKFDEAAAIFILLFLTIVLFDQLSSMARHKLAGPGAH, encoded by the coding sequence ATGGCAGATATCTCGCAGCATGGCCCCAAGGGGCTGGACGCCACCCGCGCGCATTACCTTGCGCTGGTGCAGAAGCGCCGCCTCTATGGCGGGATCACGTTGGCGATTTTCGGGCTGCTGCTGGTGTCCGGCTTCATGCTGGCCGACGAGCGCAACGCGGGCGGGTTCTGGAACGGGCTGCCCCATATGTTCGACTTTCCGGCGGATGTGGTGGCCGACACGCTGCCGCGCCTGCATCTGCTGCCCGAACACCTGCTGAACTACCTTCCGGCGCTGCTGGAAACCATCAACATCGCCGCCGTCTCCACCCTGCTGGGCGCGGTCGCGGCGATGGTGTTTTCTCTCCTTTCCACGCGTGGCCTTGCCCGCTGGCCTCGCGCAATCCCCCTGTTCCGGCGGATGATGGACATCATGCGGGCGGTGCCGGAGATCGTGATCGCGCTGATGCTGATCTTCGTGCTCGGCGGCGGGCCGGTGCCAGCGATGATCGCGATTGCCTTCCACACCGCCGGGGCGCTGGGCAAGCTGTTCTCGGAGGTGGCGGAGAATGCCGACCTCAAGCCGGTGGAGGGGCTCTCTTCGGTGGGGGCTACGTGGACCCAGCGGATGTGGCTGGGGGTGATCCCGCAGGTGGCGCCCAACTGGCTGAGCTACGGGCTGCTGCGGTTCGAGATCAACATCCGCGCCAGCGCCATCCTCGGCTTCGTCGGGGCGGGGGGCATTGGCTACGAGCTGAAGAACGCGATGAGCTGGGGGCAGGGCAAGTTCGATGAAGCGGCGGCAATCTTCATCCTGCTGTTTCTCACCATCGTCCTGTTCGACCAACTCTCCAGCATGGCCCGCCACAAACTCGCAGGCCCGGGAGCGCACTGA
- the phnD gene encoding phosphonate ABC transporter substrate-binding protein, producing the protein MKHLIAAALATTALAGAATAQDITEFNIGILGGENAQDRLNNHECLKAYTEEALGVPVKLFAPADYNGVMQGLLGGTLDMAWLGASSYAGVYLQDPEAVTPVLVKINLDGSYGYHSIGFARKDSGITSLADMHGKTFGFGDPNSTSGYLIPSVEIPTAGEGITMESGEYFGEVKFTGGHEQTIVAVNNGDIDAGVTWADGQGEWEDGFNSGALRKAVDAGLIDMNELVEIWRSKPIPEGPIVLRTALPEEVKVKMTALVDGLYDVDQECTYNISAGESLGFDPIDHAAYESIVAARQAKSN; encoded by the coding sequence ATGAAACACCTGATTGCTGCCGCCCTGGCCACGACCGCGCTCGCAGGCGCCGCCACCGCCCAGGACATCACCGAGTTCAACATCGGCATCCTTGGCGGCGAAAACGCCCAGGACCGGCTGAACAACCACGAATGCCTGAAGGCCTACACCGAAGAAGCCCTCGGCGTGCCGGTCAAGCTCTTCGCCCCGGCCGATTACAACGGCGTGATGCAGGGCCTGCTCGGCGGCACGCTCGACATGGCCTGGCTCGGCGCCTCCTCCTATGCCGGCGTCTACCTGCAAGACCCGGAGGCCGTGACCCCGGTGCTCGTCAAGATCAACCTCGACGGCTCCTACGGCTACCACTCCATCGGTTTTGCCCGCAAGGACAGCGGCATCACCTCGCTGGCCGACATGCATGGCAAGACCTTTGGCTTTGGCGACCCCAACTCCACCTCGGGCTACCTGATCCCCTCGGTCGAGATCCCCACCGCCGGTGAGGGCATCACCATGGAGAGCGGCGAGTACTTCGGTGAGGTCAAGTTCACCGGCGGCCACGAGCAGACCATCGTTGCTGTGAACAACGGCGACATCGACGCCGGCGTGACCTGGGCCGACGGCCAGGGCGAGTGGGAAGACGGCTTCAACTCCGGTGCACTGCGCAAGGCGGTGGACGCGGGCCTGATCGACATGAACGAGCTGGTCGAGATCTGGCGCTCCAAGCCAATCCCCGAGGGCCCGATCGTGCTGCGCACCGCGCTGCCCGAAGAGGTGAAAGTGAAGATGACCGCGCTGGTCGATGGCCTCTATGACGTGGATCAGGAGTGCACCTACAACATCTCCGCTGGCGAGAGCCTCGGCTTCGACCCGATCGACCATGCCGCCTATGAGTCGATCGTCGCCGCCCGTCAGGCGAAGAGCAACTAA
- the phnC gene encoding phosphonate ABC transporter ATP-binding protein — translation MLVIDKLTKRFGANTAVSAASFTVDQPMMIGIIGRSGAGKSTLLRMLNRLTDASEGAIRFEGRDVLGLSGAARRGWQADCAMIFQQFNLVPRMDVVSNVLHGTLGRRSTLSTFFNLYPRDDIHRAIDILDRLGIAEQAPKRAEALSGGQQQRVAIARALMQDPKIILADEPIASLDPMNAQVVMQSLRRIHEEDGRTVIANLHTLDTARRYCDRVIGMRDGRIVFDGTPELLTTDMAREIYGADESFSEEATSTEIRDHDPQAAMRGAMTPPPVRA, via the coding sequence ATGCTCGTCATCGACAAGCTGACCAAGCGCTTTGGCGCAAACACGGCCGTAAGTGCCGCCAGCTTCACCGTGGACCAGCCGATGATGATCGGCATCATTGGCCGGTCGGGCGCGGGCAAGTCGACTCTTCTGCGGATGCTCAACCGGCTGACCGATGCCTCCGAAGGCGCGATCCGTTTCGAGGGGCGCGATGTGCTGGGGCTCAGCGGCGCGGCCCGCCGGGGATGGCAGGCCGACTGCGCGATGATCTTCCAGCAGTTCAACCTCGTGCCGCGGATGGACGTTGTCTCGAACGTGCTGCACGGCACGCTTGGTCGTCGCTCGACGCTGTCCACCTTCTTCAACCTCTACCCGCGCGACGACATCCACCGCGCCATAGACATTCTTGACCGGCTCGGTATCGCCGAGCAGGCGCCAAAGCGCGCCGAGGCGCTGAGCGGCGGGCAACAACAACGCGTGGCCATCGCCCGCGCCCTGATGCAGGACCCCAAGATCATTCTCGCCGACGAGCCCATCGCCTCGCTCGATCCGATGAACGCCCAGGTCGTCATGCAATCGCTGCGCCGCATCCACGAGGAAGACGGTCGCACCGTCATCGCCAACCTCCACACGCTCGATACCGCGCGGCGCTATTGCGACCGGGTGATCGGCATGCGCGACGGGCGGATCGTGTTCGATGGCACACCCGAGCTGCTGACCACCGACATGGCGCGCGAGATCTATGGCGCCGACGAGAGCTTCAGCGAAGAGGCGACCTCGACCGAGATCCGCGACCACGACCCGCAAGCCGCGATGCGCGGGGCGATGACGCCCCCGCCCGTGCGCGCCTGA